The DNA window GATAGGAAGGAAAATGATCCACTCAAGTTAATGTTATCGTTGCCTGAAATACCTGAGCCACCAACACCTCTTGAGCCTATGGAGTTCTTGTCAAGATCTTGGAGTTTATCCGCTTCTGAGATTTCAAAAGCACTTTTAGAGAAGCAACATAAACACACTTTTCTTGAAACGAGTCCTGAAACATTGCCAGAACCTATTTCTGTACCTCAAATAACGGTAATATAAAACGATTTTAACTTATTTTATCTTCTGTTAGTTGTTATGTAAATAAGCACTTATATGATAAATATTTACGATATAAGCGCTTAATTAAGTTGTTATGCAAACAAGATCTTTATTATGTTTTGTGGTCTTTTTTGCAGTCAGGCAAGATCATACCTTCTACGAATTGTAGAAAGGGTACAATTGGAAAATGGTTACATCAGAAGCAGCATGGGGGTGCGAATATGAATGTTAAGAGGAAAGATCGAGCGCGTGTGGAGAATGCGCGTGTGCATTCTGCTCTTTCGATTGCTGGACTAGCGTCTGCGTTGGCTTCTGTGGCTGCTAGTAGTGACAGTCACTCTAAATTGGATGTTGCTATGGCTTCAGCGACGCAACTCTTAGCGTCTTACTGTGTTGAAATGGCTGAGTTGGCAGGTGCTGATCATGACCGTGTGGCTTGTACTGTGAAGTCTGCGGTTGATATTCAGACACCGGGTGATCTAATGACTCTTACTGCTGCAGCTGCAACAGGTACTTGCTAAAAATTGAAGAAAACTAGACAGTTCAATTGTGATTTTTTGTGATTCAgtgtttggttcggttttttaaacATTGTTTTCTATGTTTTTAACTCGTAAGATTTGCTATGGAACAATATtgatggttcggtttggtttggtctGATGCGTTGTTTTTTTCTTGTATTGTAAGCTTTGAGAGGAGAAGCGGCGTTGAGAGCAAGATTTCCAAAAGAAGCAAAGAAGAATGCATCGATAAGTCCCTATGAGAAAGGAGTAGCAGAAACACACTGTTCTCCTGTTTTCGAAGGTCAAATTTGGGAAAACCATTCTCCATGTGAGGGAGATTTGTTGCAGGTTACAGAAAAAGGTAATTAATCGTTAAAGATCATGCTTAGCTCTTTCTCAATTAATCAGAATAAGGAATTCACAACTTTGCAGTATATGATTTGTTTTGGTTATCATTACTTATAGTCTATAGTCGATGTACTTTACTTCAGGTTCGTTACGATGGAAACACGTGTCTGTCTACATCAACAAGAAATATCAGGTACACTAATTCACACCTAAAAAACAAATATTGAAGTAGTGAATTTCGGAGATAAGAAATTGTATTCAATATTGTTTATCTTAATTTTCAGGTCAAGATTAAGATCAAAAGCAAGCACATTGGAGGAACTTTCTCCAAAAAGAATAAATGTAAGCAGTTTTAGACATTAAAATCTCGACTCTAACAATCGTTTGCGTTTTCTAATTACACTAACAAAATATTTACAGGTGTTGTTTATGGAGTTTGTAATGAAGACTCTGCGTGGCCATATAGAAAAGAAAGGGAAGCTTCTGAAGAGATCTATTTCGGCCTCAAAACTGCACAAGGTCTTCTAGAATTTAAGTCCGAGAGCAAACTTCACAAGCAAAAATGGGTTGATGGGATAGAATTTCTACTCGGTCATGCCAACTCGGCCGAAGCAACAGAAAGATCTatgaatttattaaatattagtagCAGCACTTGATATGGATTTTGTATATGCCTCAATAGAGTAGGATGTGTAAAATTTTGCCAAACAATGAAACTCATAAGTCATAACAATGTTGTTATATTATACCAAAAAAGAAAGACACAAAATGAGTAATGAGATTGAAGAATTACAGACTTTGTTACATTGTTACATTATATATAGTTTTGATGTTTGTCCTCAAAATACAACGGTACTCATTTCTTCATACGGTAATACTCGAAGCTCGCAATAAGATCTGATAGCCATCGACAGACATTGTTTCTCGAGGTTTTCTGATTTCTGCACAAAGCTCTGCAAGTCATCTCTATGAGAAACTCTTTCAACCtacaattgaaaaagaaaaacggTTGTAGCACAGTTTATGAATGAAGTGACCAAATATAAGCAAGTTATAGAAGTTTTGTTCACCATTTGTTCAATAATAGGTCCGTCATTAACTCCTTCAGTCACAAAATGACTTGTTGCACCAATTAATTTCACACCTGCATCATAGGCCTGCCAAGATAATCAATCTATCATATTAAACACATTTGCACCTAGTTTAGATAAACAACTGATTGTTATATAAGTGCTTATGTTTAAGCTATTTCGAAGTTTACCTGTT is part of the Vicia villosa cultivar HV-30 ecotype Madison, WI linkage group LG2, Vvil1.0, whole genome shotgun sequence genome and encodes:
- the LOC131652361 gene encoding VAN3-binding protein-like, which gives rise to MEQKTESDVFQFQHWRNESWQWQGLEFEDRKENDPLKLMLSLPEIPEPPTPLEPMEFLSRSWSLSASEISKALLEKQHKHTFLETSPETLPEPISVPQITSGKIIPSTNCRKGTIGKWLHQKQHGGANMNVKRKDRARVENARVHSALSIAGLASALASVAASSDSHSKLDVAMASATQLLASYCVEMAELAGADHDRVACTVKSAVDIQTPGDLMTLTAAAATALRGEAALRARFPKEAKKNASISPYEKGVAETHCSPVFEGQIWENHSPCEGDLLQVTEKGSLRWKHVSVYINKKYQVKIKIKSKHIGGTFSKKNKCVVYGVCNEDSAWPYRKEREASEEIYFGLKTAQGLLEFKSESKLHKQKWVDGIEFLLGHANSAEATERSMNLLNISSST